The window GCATGAATTtacaatgtcaatttcctcagacaccttggttctgaagtctgtgttggggaaacacatttcagtcggaacaaaaattcacccgactttcatgtatttgcaatgttgatttctccacgctacatggatttgaactctgtgttagggaaacatatttcagtcggaccaaaaatgcccccgacttacatgtatttggaatgccaatttccccacgctccttggatttaaagtctgtgttagggaaacacatttcagtcggaacaaaaatacccccgactttcatgtatttgcaatgctgatttacccaaggctgcttgggtttgatggctgtgttagggaaatcgtagatcgggccaatcaaaatgaggcagttatgccgtttagataacgcttaacattttacagttattcaattgtttatctgatgaaaaattacattttattaattgcagaagcgtagaaatattccctatcaattgatgcaaacatctttccgatccagtaagaaatgttcgagttataagcattcggaatctttcattttttcctgcatgttctgtgtttaggttttcattttaccccccatatactccgggtAGACGTCAATAatatgccagttcctctgggaatttaaaattacattcatgtgaaagagtttattttgatgttttctatccatgtaacactgtgaccaaatatttttcaatcaagtgctattaacagatggttatcgagttagcataaaccactggtgggcttccagtatcgaggaaaatgtggaaatatctaatcgttactgaaaataatctgccagttactctgggaattgaaaattacattcatgtgaaagagtttatttgaatgttttctatccatgtaacactatgaccaaatacatttggttttgtgattttttaatcaatcgcaattaacaggatagcttctgaagattatttttccccatcagtaggatattttcgtatccaatattggatgcataaaaccttgtacctccaacgtaacgctctcattttcgaagtcccccaaatattcatttattcattcattcagaatggattcagattcaacttcaaacaaaggatcactgaatcaacgatagtcctacgtcaccattgcggttataccatagatataacccactttctgtttttaggtaggtaatttggttgatagtaaTAGcatcatgaaacaaattgctttacaaaaaatataattattagaaaatgaacttattcatgtattttcacaactgcaatttatggaattccgtaaggagtcacgcATGAATCCCACTTTTCttgacaaaataattttttttgcatgtgattctcttttagcgtcgatttcttgttgtagcggcgtcaatagctttattgtattgggccaccacctgtggccctaaattctcgcttgtgTTTGCTaatgttttctttacctttcacctcatgtcaatccaaatctgtaatttaaaaaagacgggttagtaatgtcggggacataaccggagtgacgtaggactatacaaaggggacagcttttgctaaatatatattttaaatatattgttttattttcttctcctacgtgaatacctacctatctacctgaaaaatggattagtttactgtttactcttcatgaacatgttgggggttctgaaaagaacctttgttgtgtttttgcgttttttttacaaacttgattcttgattttttttctgaatgctttgtacttattaaatgttcaacgccgggcatctttcggcgtttgcacatatcgtacaataaaaatgatggctgtgatagggaatgcataggtggtcatcagctcattcactatcatatatttcactagtgagcacattaccgtaccttaaagtgtggtttcggagactaatgaattgtaagatttgtagtctccgcaaacaaagtaaataaaaatgaaaaagatctgagcttttggagacgaagtctacgatctgtcgaaaaacaaacgagctataagcgttctgacaAACCAAcggtaaatacagggacggatgaccttcggattaaagtcctttaaaaaacgaacagagcagcaggaaatacatagctcatcatccttagttatttttctatacaatgcagatgtaacgtcagtcaattttcaacatcagttatcaaccaaagaaggcagttcttgctaccgagaaaattagttaatgccatcctgtatacaatgtgttgtaatttgaagccacttttaattcggaaaccatgcatgggtatgtgaaaactgaatgatcaatttgaaagaccccaaccaccaataagttcaaaaacaagcataaacaaaataaatcagtttatattatatgtcatattatgtcactttagaatgcattggtattgtgaaaaacttttaataactcttctttgaaaggtttaattgcCCTGAAaaacgccgtgttttacggtggctggttttgctacCTTTGCTTTgttgtctgtataaacaaactttttccttcttctacctgctgccgttttgcgattgcgtttgccactcgccactcgctgcaactgcctgttgttgtcttgatgtccaccgaacctaatatggtctgttctgaatgtgggttttcttatcgttgcgagcagctttgccagctaactcgatcacttcggcggccgaaactatataacgccgactaggtggactggtgcactaggactaacgcgctcggccgagctacccttgcggagcaattggcgaatacacctatggGGAATTgcaaaccaacacggttcgagcgggattttgcctttctcttcacttttcctcctttgtcatgtccagacatgtgttggtttgttgatgtgatgtgttgcgaaacgatgtggtgtactgtttggatgagaatgatcgttatggcagcggagcggggttttaagctgactggctggctcgagaattacgcatgtgtgagactgcgaccaatgtttcgttcatttttttctttttcctttccaatcgtgcttcattgtatttcgctgctgctctggttgcccgtcttagtcggtacgatttgaggagcacaaaatggaccaatcaaaaatgggcacatattgcatttggacaatgcttgatatttcacaattattcaattatttatctcaagaaaaatgaaatgttattcgttatgatagatgcgtagatatatttcctatcaattgatagctcgagttataagcgttccaaatcttgcattttttcctacttgttccgtgcctagattttcatttcaccccctatatcttccggttagacgtagtcctacgtcaaaacaacattattattttgcaagacatttcagctttagcatatggtatagaaagttcggtatagtagggtaaatgatcttggtttgtccaatttggggtgtttttacgtaactagtaaatgcaaatcgatttttcttcatgaaaataacacataatcgatacgagtttgggtttgttgaaaagccccaagtctctagttgctaatactaccataaggtgttgaaattattcaaatttttatgttttttaacgattttccttaaagaagaattatgatcatggtttgaccacctctgatcatggtttgcccaaaaaaatgatcatggtttgtccggttttagaaatctccatttttgaatgaaaacattcgaattcacaattagatgttgcatttatcattgcttgagtttactgtcatcatattgattcattcataattttggctttcttcagaatattgccttttcttgggcattttagaagtgttcacctcaacacaatcaacacagaaaagccatacttctgctatgcgcgaagcacaccataaacaaacataaacaaactgcagcgcgccaagcggttgccatagaaatcatgtggacaaaacaacattattgaattggacaactcatgatcatcaaaatgcgttaatttgatggtttagctatgtaaatccgatacaaatggtgagcaagcatgatgtttacaagatcgcctctttgtccggtgTGCAGATGGGGAGGAAACTCCGGAGCACGGAGGGCTATTCCTAATCGATATCCGTCTCGACGGGAAAACGGATAATGACGAGATCAAATGGAAGCGGTGTGGAGAGCAGCAAAATTCCTGCCCTGCAATGCTTGATCGttgcctggatggaggaacactgcgAGGACCGCTCGACGAACAGGAAATAAATAATCCTATGTTAATTATGAAGTTAGAATTCTGTGATAACGATAAAAAATTACAATACATTGAGATAAAAAATGCATTTAATTCCATGCTATACGATACAATAATATTCTTTTGTAATTTCAAATacgatttatttattgtaaatgaCAATAATTGATTTCGATTCACTGTTAGACCTACTGTGAATGTTTCATTTAGTCTAccttttttattgtattcgcgTACGCGATAAAATATCTTTTCTATCGCTCatttgtatgtgtgtatgtgagtGTTTGTGTGTTTTCGAACCACTTGCATGAGTTTCTCGCACATAGACAAAATAGTGTCTTCGGTTGCCTTTtctggtgaccggaataaatcgccacagtaaacaactgcaacagaaacaaccgcttagaaaaagtgtagtaggctagaaatatttggcgcgggaaaaacatcatgtgcctcacatttctattataaatttattctcttgttctcgtttttcgaaatttattctgaggacaatgtaatggggacgaagtccccatttggcgaggataaggaatcgaggcggcccatgccgccaagatgacgcaatccgagtccaccgccgacccgccgtcggaagcggcggtgtctcgcacgcaaacctgggatccactgattgcccggttagtttgaaacataggatacgatcctttagcaatgtccgaccgagctctagcgagcgtcggacggtatacgtctgcccggggcgttacgtttgcctggggcgatacgtttgcccggttaattcttgttttgaaatacaataccgcgccacaatatttatagcctactacacattttataagcggtggtttctgttgcagtcgttttctgtggcgatttattccgggaaccgccTTTTCTATATATTTAGGCTCTAGTTTCGTAAATCACTTTCGTATTTCCTGCATGCGCTGGCCGGTGTGTCTAGTTTTGTAATGAATCCGCGCTCGGGTTATATAGAACAGTAAAAACATAcgatgcgtagatatatatgCATATTCTATACGATGCGTTTATATGCAATAACAATAAACTAAATTCAGAGAGGATAAATAAACTTCAACGTGTCATTGTTAATATTCTAGTATCTGTAACTGATTTTAGGAATAAAAGTAATAGTAAAGCATCTGAACAGCGAGTAATATTCCGTTTCTGTTGCGAAGATCTAGAAACCTATCTAgagttgagtaaaatatatctGCCGAGAAATGAGAGTCCGGCTTTCCCCCTATATCAGTTTACCCGTTTTGGCCCTTACAATGGAACATCTATTTCTATCGCTCATTCAGTTGTGATCCTCGAATACAAGTCGTGTTGTGGCGCCGTTGAGCGATTTATTCTGATCGCTTTGCTTCTCGACACGACGCACGCATGTTTGCAGATAAGGATCGATATACGATACGAACAGTTTGCGCATTAAATGCACCCGAGCCGACTTCTACTGAAGCGGAAGCGTCTGGACGAAGTTGGCAATCTCGgcatcaacagtacgaagggaaacatcatgagaaaggttgccttcatcttctagttgaatctattcattaaccttactccaATAGCAACACaacaaagtaatataagctacgtttctgagttctttattatgcttcgatatagcgtacaattcgatacaacgcacaattttgaaagtaaaatgtacgttatatcgaagttatccTGTAGTAATAGCCGTTATCCATGGTTGCTCTCTTAAACGCTCTCAaagattgtctgggaatgcattttttGTGTTCCGTTCTGTCCTATCGGTGAATATTGGCCGTTTTTAATCAATAACTGGGTTCCAGCGATTGACAGCAATGATTCAAATTTTATGTGTGGCAACCCTTAATAAGTCATACTTTTCCAGTTCCACTTGAATACACATGAGAACCTTCCTGGGCATTAGTCCTCGTTGGGCAACGGTTCCAGCTGCCTCACGATCTTTTTCGCACGTTTTTTGTCGTATGTAATCTGTCTCGCATCATTTCCTGTTGTCACATCCCAATGATCCCAACAGATGCTTCTTAGtctatttgaatttgaaaaacatattgtCTATCCAGCAGTGCTCCAGAATGAACCGGACGAAAATTGAATATTAATTCTGAATCTAATTTTCGCATTATCCACAGTACTTAATCACTATCTTTTATattcagaatattttttcacCCAAATCAACCGCGCAACTGGAATCGCTTGTTAAGTACACAAATATACGAACCGTTTAATAACAAGTCTACACGCGACGTAATTTACtgatatttcaatattattccagCATAACATCgaataattttccaaatttaatcACTAGTAGATATTCGAtcttcatagaaatctcaacaaatCATATAATACATTGCAATTTGcatatgtcaaaatgaaaatggtacaaAAGTAGGCCGGTTTCCATTctcccactctgatttcgatccaagcagtctacttggtaggtgcacacaacaatacttgtcactgctgtttgaaattgcaagagagaagcaagaagaaatttcactcagcaccaagatggACCGAACGAGCGTTACATCCCGAATTCCGACcggcttgagggttccgagaggctatcgggccacccaagcaatTGGAGGTAaagcggaatcgggagggaaagttcgttttccaagcaaggtgagtaaaatcgtgtaAGAGTGTGTAGCAGTGttaaaatgaaatcttattttcttacagactATTCCAACCGCGAACGAGATAGATCCTGAAGAGAGCTTGATTGAGGACGAAAATTTTCCGCCGTTGTTCTATGAAGACATAGAGGATACTGGAGACGACCcgtacgactgggagccgataaACATTTCCGAGATCGACGAGGTATATTTTCGGAAGCTGAAGGCTGAATgggagcttcaaaaaatgagAGTGGAAAACTCCAGATGgcggcaggagaatcaacggctaAAAACAGCAGCAAAAGGGGTAAGACTatttaagtattgttgtttgaaaatgctgctggttgttgcaggagaagtggcgcagtcgctctttgTTTAAATCTTCTATCATAAACATAATTGGGAGTGTTTTTGTGTGTtatcttcaatttttgttattattttaagttgtgttttgtttgatatattttgatgatttattttttcctttagtatttggatgttttttattagtatttagATTTACCTTATTTATACCGTTGTTGTATTCCGTATTCTGTTGGATTTTATTATGTTACTTTGTGTTGCTGAGTTtcatagttgtttttttttcttatttcagcTTCTTTTATCAATACACTactgatttttcaattatttgattgttctTCTTTTGTTTTCCGATGaagattttattaatatttattcattcttacattgcatcaaatacataTGAGCTTTCGAGGGGACTCTTCTTGactacaacactgagaaatgaGCTAGCTATGAGTAGATGACACAAGATATGACGTGAGTTCTTTttccagaataaaaaaaacaaatttgtagtaattttttccatttttcataggtCAGATCAAACCAAGGCAATtcccgtttaaaaaaaaacaagagatgaccaagtcacgatttagatttaatattttttaacatcTTTTGTTGtagaatgaataaattaattaatttgtaataaactaatttaatttATACTCTAGAGCCGATTTGTTACAATTTTCTGCACTAGTACAATCGAACACCCTTTTATAAAGTCTTCAAACTTAGTCTCAAGTTTTAggaaagttttaaaattgacgatgactcaATATTTTAGAAAAGCTTTaagtgcattcgatttttcaacataaagcttGGCACTCTGCTCATTCCACCATGGTTCAGGTTTAGgtggccttcgacgaataatggataCTGGGATGTGTTTAGATTGGGCGCAAACTGCGCAGTCATGGACCAatcgagaaaatagtttaagttcctccaaagaaggtttgattaaccatctccggaaaTGATGGCTGAAGCAGTGACATCCACATAAATTGGATTTCACGTTTCCGGAATTAAGTTTCGTGTTCCGTTGACTTTATTCATTAGATTTTAAGAGGCTTAAGGCTTTTGCCACGCTATAACATCTAAAGCTGATTAAGTAACCCAGTggtcttcaaaaatttta of the Toxorhynchites rutilus septentrionalis strain SRP unplaced genomic scaffold, ASM2978413v1 HiC_scaffold_15, whole genome shotgun sequence genome contains:
- the LOC129781584 gene encoding uncharacterized protein LOC129781584, whose product is MDRTSVTSRIPTGLRVPRGYRATQAIGGKAESGGKVRFPSKTIPTANEIDPEESLIEDENFPPLFYEDIEDTGDDPYDWEPINISEIDEVYFRKLKAEWELQKMRVENSRWRQENQRLKTAAKGEKWRSRSLFKSSIINIIGSVFVCYLQFLLLF